The Vicia villosa cultivar HV-30 ecotype Madison, WI linkage group LG1, Vvil1.0, whole genome shotgun sequence genome includes a region encoding these proteins:
- the LOC131616802 gene encoding GDSL esterase/lipase At5g33370-like, producing MASSLVLRSCCCIIMIITILLMSFGFGYAQPTRAFFVFGDSIADNGNNHFLATTARADTPPYGIDFPSHKATGRFSNGLNIPDILSEQLGLEPTLPYLSPLLIGEKLLVGANFASAGIGILNDTGFQFLEVLHIDKQLKLFGHYQQRLSLHIGEEEAKKVVNKAIVLIILGGNDFVNNYYLIPFSARSRQFSLPDYVTYLISEYRKILRKLYDLGARKVLVTGTGPIGCVPAELALRSRNGDCDVELERAAALYNPQLVEMIKGLNREIGFDAFIAANAHQMHMDFITNPQAYGFVTSKIACCGQGPYNGIGLCTPLSNLCPNRDLYAFWDPFHPSEKASRLIVQQILTGSNEYMHPMNLSTVLAMD from the exons ATGGCTAGTTCTTTAGTTTTAAGGTCTTGTTGTTGTATAATTATGATAATAACAATTTTGTTGATGTCTTTTGGTTTTGGTTATGCTCAACCAACTAGAGCTTTTTTCGTTTTCGGTGATTCGATTGCGGATAATGGGAATAATCATTTCTTAGCAACGACGGCTCGTGCTGATACTCCTCCTTATGGCATTGACTTCCCTTCACATAAAGCCACCGGACGTTTCTCTAATGGCCTAAACATTCCAGACATACTTA GTGAGCAACTTGGTTTAGAACCAACTCTTCCTTACTTAAGTCCTTTGTTAATTGGCGAAAAACTTTTAGTTGGAGCCAATTTCGCGTCCGCGGGGATTGGAATTCTCAACGATACCGGatttcaattt CTAGAAGTCTTGCACATTGACAAGCAATTGAAGCTTTTCGGTCATTACCAGCAAAGGTTGAGTTTACATATTGGTGAAGAAGAAGCTAAGAAAGTTGTCAACAAAGCAATAGTACTCATCATTCTCGGAGGCAACGATTTCGTCAACAATTATTATTTGATCCCATTTTCAGCAAGATCTCGCCAATTTTCTCTCCCGGACTATGTCACCTATCTCATTTCTGAGTACAGAAAAATTCTAAGG AAACTTTATGATTTGGGAGCTCGTAAGGTTCTCGTAACAGGTACGGGACCAATAGGCTGTGTGCCAGCTGAGTTAGCCTTGAGAAGCAGAAATGGCGACTGTGACGTGGAACTCGAGCGAGCCGCGGCATTGTATAATCCACAGCTTGTTGAAATGATTAAAGGACTTAATAGAGAGATTGGTTTTGATGCTTTCATTGCTGCTAATGCACATCAAATGCACATGGATTTTATTACCAACCCTCAAGCTTATG GTTTTGTTACATCAAAGATAGCATGTTGTGGACAAGGGCCATACAATGGGATTGGACTTTGCACACCACTTTCGAACTTGTGTCCGAATAGAGATCTTTATGCATTTTGGGATCCTTTTCATCCATCTGAGAAAGCTAGCAGACTCATAGTTCAACAGATCTTAACTGGTTCCAATGAGTATATGCATCCTATGAATCTTAGTACTGTTTTGGCCATGGATTAG
- the LOC131616812 gene encoding GDSL esterase/lipase At5g33370-like yields the protein MATFLVFTSYIVVILCLSNGYYMNGVDAARAFFVFGDSLVDNGNNNFLATLARADAPPYGIDYPTGRPTGRFSNGLNIPDLISKELGSETTLPYLSPKLKGKKLLVGANFASAGVGILNDTGFQFIEIIRMHKQLDLFEEYKKKLSALIGDKEAIKLVNGALVLISCGGNDFVNNYYLVSNSLRSRQYDLPKFVNYLITEYKKILRRLYKLGARRVVVTGTGPMGCVPAELARRGGPNNECSVELERAASLYNPELFQMIIELNREKGSDVFVVVTMDVKGSFENEFVETKEACCGQGPYNGIGLCTLASNICQNREDYLFWDSFHPSEKANKLIVEKIMTASTEFIYPMNLSTILALDSKINSTV from the exons ATGGCTACTTTTCTTGTTTTCACATCCTACATTGTTGTAATTTTGTGTCTATCAAATGGCTATTATATGAATGGTGTTGATGCGGCTCGCGCTTTCTTCGTGTTTGGAGATTCACTCGTCGATAATGGCAACAACAATTTCTTGGCCACATTGGCTCGAGCCGACGCTCCGCCTTATGGCATTGATTATCCGACCGGCCGACCCACCGGACGTTTCTCTAATGGCTTAAACATTCCTGATTTAATCA GTAAAGAACTTGGATCAGAAACCACATTGCCATATTTAAGTCCTAAGCTCAAAGGGAAGAAATTGCTTGTTGGTGCCAACTTTGCTTCTGCTGGTGTTGGAATTCTCAATGACACTGGATTTCAATTT ATAGAAATAATCAGAATGCACAAACAGTTAGATCTTTTTGAAGAATACAAGAAAAAGTTAAGTGCTTTAATTGGAGATAAAGAAGCTATAAAATTAGTAAATGGAGCATTAGTACTAATCTCATGTGGTGGTAATGATTTTGTGAATAACTACTATTTGGTGTCAAACTCTCTAAGATCGCGCCAATATGATTTACCGAAGTTCGTTAACTATCTGATCACCGAATACAAGAAGATTTTACgg AGACTATATAAGCTTGGAGCGCGTAGGGTGGTGGTGACAGGAACGGGTCCAATGGGCTGTGTTCCAGCGGAATTAGCCCGTCGAGGAGGTCCAAATAACGAATGCTCGGTTGAGTTAGAGCGTGCTGCATCCTTATATAACCCAGAACTTTTTCAGATGATCATAGAACTTAACCGAGAGAAAGGTTCTGATGTCTTCGTCGTCGTTACCATGGATGTGAAGGGCAGTTTTGAAAACG AATTTGTTGAAACAAAAGAAGCATGTTGTGGCCAAGGACCATATAATGGAATTGGATTATGCACATTGGCATCAAACATATGTCAAAACCGTGAAGACTATTTGTTTTGGGATTCATTTCATCCATCAGAGAAAGCTAACAAGTTGATTGTTGAGAAAATTATGACAGCTTCCACAGAATTCATATATCCTATGAATCTCAGTACCATTTTGGCTTTGGATTCCAAGATCAATAGTACTGTCTAG